In Rhododendron vialii isolate Sample 1 chromosome 9a, ASM3025357v1, the following are encoded in one genomic region:
- the LOC131301889 gene encoding protein ALP1-like produces the protein MRLASVPEESDCSYIYDLLRQTLGQMNENVTNKRRRRARKDGSENESNEKGQGGGGENEKTKGLKEIITSLMLFDEQEKRDSEEWSRIDGEEKDSLDANHRKKTQAMLQYLEEMKGSHDSSDRADGLRKRKSRAAAAATVAATVAAAAVGVDSDQKGGGGVAAAGAAGGGGGGQQRRLWVKTRSQAWWDECNSADFPEEEFRKAFRMGKETFDLICNELTSAVAKENTTLRDAVPVRQRVAVCIWRLATGEPLRLVSKRFGLGISTCHKLVLEVCSAIRQVLMPKYLNWPDEVSVRRIKEDFEAVSGIPNVVGSMYTTHIPIIAPKISVAAYFNKRHTERNQKTSYSITVQGVVNARGVFTDVCIGYPGSMPDDQVLEKSALYQRASGGLLKGVWIVGSSGYPLMDWVLVPYTQQHLTWSQHAFNEKIGEIQRVSREAFVRLKGRWTCLQKRTEVKLQDLPVVLGACCVLHNICEMRNEPDVTCDLMDDEMVPENGLRSPIAVKARDAIAHNLLHHNHAGTSFLS, from the coding sequence ATGAGACTCGCGTCTGTCCCAGAAGAATCTGATTGCTCGTATATTTACGATTTGCTCCGCCAAACGCTGGGCCAGATGAACGAGAACGTCACCAACAAGAGGAGGCGGCGAGCGAGGAAGGACGGGAGCGAAAATGAATCGAACGAGAAAGgacaaggaggaggaggagaaaacGAGAAGACCAAGGGTTTGAAAGAGATTATAACCTCGCTGATGCTGTTCGACGAGCAGGAGAAGCGCGATTCGGAGGAGTGGTCGAGGATCGACGGCGAAGAGAAGGACTCGCTCGACGCCAACCACAGGAAAAAGACTCAGGCTATGTTGCAGTACTTGGAGGAAATGAAGGGCAGTCACGACAGTTCGGATCGAGCAGACGGGTTGAGGAAGAGGAAGTCCAGAGCCGCTGCTGCTGCCACGGTGGCAGCCACCGTTGCAGCAGCGGCGGTTGGGGTGGATTCTGATCAGAAAGGGGGAGGCGGAGTTGCGGCCGCGGGGGCAGCcgggggaggaggaggggggCAGCAGAGGAGGCTGTGGGTCAAGACAAGGTCACAAGCGTGGTGGGACGAATGCAACAGTGCTGATTTCCCCGAAGAAGAGTTTCGAAAGGCGTTTCGGATGGGTAAAGAGACGTTTGATTTGATCTGCAATGAGCTTACTTCAGCTGTTGCTAAAGAAAACACAACGTTGAGAGATGCGGTGCCTGTTAGGCAACGCGTGGCCGTTTGTATATGGAGGTTAGCCACAGGGGAGCCTCTCAGACTCGTGTCCAAAAGATTTGGCTTGGGTATTTCTACTTGTCATAAACTTGTTCTTGAGGTTTGTTCTGCTATAAGGCAAGTCTTAATGCCGAAATACCTTAACTGGCCCGATGAGGTGTCGGTGAGACGGATAAAGGAAGATTTTGAAGCTGTTTCTGGGATCCCCAATGTGGTGGGTTCAATGTATACCACACATATACCGATTATCGCTCCTAAGATTAGTGTCGCCGCTTATTTCAATAAGCGGCACactgagaggaatcagaaaacgTCGTATTCGATCACAGTTCAGGGAGTGGTTAATGCGAGAGGGGTTTTTACGGATGTGTGCATTGGGTACCCTGGTTCAATGCCTGATGATCAGGTGTTGGAAAAATCAGCTCTTTATCAGAGGGCGAGTGGAGGGCTGTTGAAGGGCGTGTGGATTGTGGGGAGTTCAGGGTACCCTTTGATGGATTGGGTTTTGGTGCCTTATACTCAGCAGCACTTGACTTGGAGTCAGCATGCGTTCAAtgagaagattggggaaatTCAGAGGGTTTCGAGAGAGGCGTTTGTTAGGTTGAAAGGGAGGTGGACTTGCTTGCAGAAGCGAACCGAGGTGAAGCTTCAAGATTTGCCGGTGGTTCTTGGGGCGTGTTGTGTCTTGCACAATATTTGTGAAATGAGGAATGAGCCGGATGTGACGTGCGATCTCATGGATGATGAGATGGTCCCCGAGAATGGTTTGAGATCACCAATCGCCGTGAAGGCTAGGGATGCGATTGCGCATAATCTTTTGCATCATAACCATGCCGGCACTTCTTTTCTGTCATGA
- the LOC131301890 gene encoding uncharacterized protein LOC131301890 isoform X2: MPTTATPHHHRAGKISMSGSSTAAANCRWENVTHGDMQRRNAMENFTAMVMKFAASDPTRPLTDARRALIEKRLLEELPHFRTPNHPPYSAMIHGAIGELKEPDGCTEESISKFIRRHYDDLPWSHSTLLNHHLQKLCECGEIVVTSDNCYLLSDGITNLESCSTPGRELIQGMQKRQGKKQSGRAGCCRMDETKEITQQGELMEVIYGQFQLHECHNLVIEDQNLAEEPHTETIEEPYVLQAREQEQQIALIGDYNQLEGKTMESEHLEVNQREVLGPERPPSLDVEIVKELSEFQQQQLPEESLHICSQQKTPKRKLDTMTTSNNLCINSNQVLTEQQYEHRPLGLAADLRLVEQKQQPDFSNSERPLEHAQEKACKSFDGLELLKSGEKLPGMQQLQGKQRVRKKHAKSRPEVVMIEDVPTNSNQHFEIPKAEKFLGSKLATVVPSLEEQDPRTKLCVRQKASKSEQPPIAVSLNSPKEPDGKRKRTRSKSKTRGTEDVSMRSEQIAELPNLEQCHGPETRPVEPCTKEEVQRVKRRKRSKEPQYILALEAVKAARQPDVSVPEQSSHQTKKRGSQLQDRGRKMSSSTPPMTSKTELFSSAGVQYQETGLPNQESSPKPKQMPVEESTQTIEQQANLRGHEKMIKSHPMRKPSEQLKQHERQQQVIGQKSLPLSKPKTRRRSLDSRLASHTEPEQPPVSQNSERAKETHYQLAPENSQNWRFWPQQAKSEAATTAAEVALVQDQNEPQQQQLDSQDGGRPLEQKFDMAQDVVQPSQSYPQDQHEQKPPAPRGRGRPLKCLHDPQQQEKQTKGRGQGRHHKRKPDDATMQNQVPEPKRRGRGRPRKPDK; this comes from the exons ATGCCAACAACGGCTACGCCACACCACCATCGTGCCGGGAAGATATCAATGTCTGGTtcctccaccgccgccgccaaTTGCCGATGGGAAAATGTGACCCACGGCGACATGCAGCGGAGGAATGCCATGGAGAATTTCACGGCTATGGTTATGAAATTCGCTGCATCTGACCCGACCCGGCCGCTGACCGACGCCCGGAGGGCACTCATTGAGAAACGCCTCCTTGAGGAGTTACCCCACTTTCGCACTCCCAATCATCCACCCTATTCCGCC ATGATACATGGAGCAATAGGAGAATTAAAGGAACCAGACGGTTGTACTGAGGAGTCTATTTCGAAGTTTATTAGGAGGCACTATGATGATTTGCCTTGGAGTCATTCCACTTTATTGAATCATCATCTGCAGAAGCTCTGTGAATGTGGGGAGATAGTTGTGACAAGTGATAACTGTTATTTGCTTTCTGATGGAATTACCAACCTTGAATCTTGCTCTACTCCTGGGAGAGAGCTGATACAGGGGATGCAGAAGCGACAGGGCAAGAAACAAAGTGGGCGAGCTGGGTGCTGTAGAATGGATGAGACTAAAGAGATAACCCAACAAGGAGAGCTGATGGAAGTGATTTATGGACAATTCCAATTGCATGAGTGTCATAATCTAGTGATTGAAGATCAAAATCTAGCAGAAGAACCACATACTGAAACCATTGAAGAACCATATGTGCTACAAGCCCGAGAGCAAGAGCAACAAATTGCTCTTATTGGAGACTACAATCAACTCGAAGGGAAGACTATGGAATCAGAGCATCTAGAAGTGAACCAACGGGAAGTCCTAGGCCCTGAAAGGCCTCCCAGTTTGGATGTAGAGATAGTCAAGGAATTATCTGAGTTTCAGCAGCAGCAACTTCCTGAAGAGTCTTTACATATTTGTTCTCAGCAGAAGACTCCCAAACGCAAACTGGACACAATGACAACATCTAATAATTTGTGTATCAACTCAAATCAGGTTCTGACGGAGCAGCAATATGAGCATAGGCCTCTAG GTTTAGCTGCGGACTTGCGTTTGGTAGAGCAAAAGCAGCAACCAGATTTCTCGAATTCAGAAAGGCCTCTAGAACATGCCCAGGAAAAAGCCTGCAAGTCTTTTGATGGATTGGAACTATTGAAATCTGGGGAGAAATTACCTGGAATGCAACAGCTGCAAGGTAAGCAGCGTGTTCGTAAAAAGCATGCCAAATCCAGGCCAGAGGTAGTCATGATTGAAGATGTACCGACGAATTCCAATCAGCACTTTGAGATTCCAAAAGCAGAGAAGTTTCTAGGATCCAAGCTTGCAACAGTGGTACCATCTCTTGAAGAGCAGGACCCCCGAACAAAGCTTTGTGTGAGGCAAAAGGCATCCAAGTCAGAGCAACCCCCAATCGCAGTTTCTCTCAATTCGCCTAAGGAACCGGATGGTAAAAGAAAGAGGACCAGATCCAAGTCAAAGACAAGGGGAACAGAAGATGTATCCATGCGTTCTGAACAGATTGCAGAGCTTCCAAATCTGGAACAATGTCACGGGCCTGAAACTAGACCAGTAGAGCCATGCACCAAGGAAGAAGTGCAACGTGTAAAGCGTCGGAAGAGGTCAAAGGAACCTCAATACATCCTAGCTCTAGAAGCAGTGAAAGCTGCTCGGCAACCTGATGTTTCTGTCCCAGAGCAATCATCTCATCAAACGAAGAAGAGGGGGAGCCAACTACAAGACCGGGGTCGAAAGATGTCCTCATCTACACCACCAATGACATCCAAGACAGAGTTGTTTTCCTCAGCAGGAGTTCAGTATCAGGAGACAGGGCTTCCGAATCAAGAAAGTTCTCCAAAGCCAAAGCAGATGCCAGTGGAGGAATCAACTCAAACAATAGAGCAACAAGCAAACCTTCGTGGTCATGAAAAAATGATCAAGTCACACCCCATGAGAAAACCATCTGAGCAATTGAAACAACATGAGCGGCAGCAACAAGTCATCGGTCAGAAAAGTCTTCCTTTGTCCAAGCCAAAAACGAGGAGACGTTCTCTTGATTCACGTTTGGCTTCACATACGGAGCCAGAACAACCACCAGTGTCTCAAAACTCTGAAAGAGCAAAAGAGACGCATTACCAACTAGCACCGGAGAACTCTCAAAATTGGCGCTTTTGGCCTCAGCAGGCTAAATCTGAAGCAGCTACAACTGCAGCAGAAGTGGCGCTTGTGCAAGATCAGAATGAGCCGCAGCAACAGCAACTGGATAGCCAAGATGGAGGGAGGCCTCTTGAACAAAAGTTTGATATGGCTCAAGATGTGGTGCAACCATCACAATCATATCCTCAGGATCAACATGAACAAAAGCCACCAGCTCCAAGAGGCCGCGGGAGACCTCTTAAGTGTCTGCATGATCCTCAGCAGCAGGAGAAGCAGACAAAGGGTCGAGGTCAAGGGAGACATCACAAGCGAAAACCAGATGATGCAACAATGCAAAACCAG GTGCCGGAACCCAAGCGTCGAGGTCGGGGAAGACCAAGAAAGCCGGACAAATGA
- the LOC131301890 gene encoding uncharacterized protein LOC131301890 isoform X1: MPTTATPHHHRAGKISMSGSSTAAANCRWENVTHGDMQRRNAMENFTAMVMKFAASDPTRPLTDARRALIEKRLLEELPHFRTPNHPPYSAMIHGAIGELKEPDGCTEESISKFIRRHYDDLPWSHSTLLNHHLQKLCECGEIVVTSDNCYLLSDGITNLESCSTPGRELIQGMQKRQGKKQSGRAGCCRMDETKEITQQGELMEVIYGQFQLHECHNLVIEDQNLAEEPHTETIEEPYVLQAREQEQQIALIGDYNQLEGKTMESEHLEVNQREVLGPERPPSLDVEIVKELSEFQQQQLPEESLHICSQQKTPKRKLDTMTTSNNLCINSNQVLTEQQYEHRPLGITTTLLQLVFSKCNIISIFLYATSSPSPISVTFVGLAADLRLVEQKQQPDFSNSERPLEHAQEKACKSFDGLELLKSGEKLPGMQQLQGKQRVRKKHAKSRPEVVMIEDVPTNSNQHFEIPKAEKFLGSKLATVVPSLEEQDPRTKLCVRQKASKSEQPPIAVSLNSPKEPDGKRKRTRSKSKTRGTEDVSMRSEQIAELPNLEQCHGPETRPVEPCTKEEVQRVKRRKRSKEPQYILALEAVKAARQPDVSVPEQSSHQTKKRGSQLQDRGRKMSSSTPPMTSKTELFSSAGVQYQETGLPNQESSPKPKQMPVEESTQTIEQQANLRGHEKMIKSHPMRKPSEQLKQHERQQQVIGQKSLPLSKPKTRRRSLDSRLASHTEPEQPPVSQNSERAKETHYQLAPENSQNWRFWPQQAKSEAATTAAEVALVQDQNEPQQQQLDSQDGGRPLEQKFDMAQDVVQPSQSYPQDQHEQKPPAPRGRGRPLKCLHDPQQQEKQTKGRGQGRHHKRKPDDATMQNQVPEPKRRGRGRPRKPDK; the protein is encoded by the exons ATGCCAACAACGGCTACGCCACACCACCATCGTGCCGGGAAGATATCAATGTCTGGTtcctccaccgccgccgccaaTTGCCGATGGGAAAATGTGACCCACGGCGACATGCAGCGGAGGAATGCCATGGAGAATTTCACGGCTATGGTTATGAAATTCGCTGCATCTGACCCGACCCGGCCGCTGACCGACGCCCGGAGGGCACTCATTGAGAAACGCCTCCTTGAGGAGTTACCCCACTTTCGCACTCCCAATCATCCACCCTATTCCGCC ATGATACATGGAGCAATAGGAGAATTAAAGGAACCAGACGGTTGTACTGAGGAGTCTATTTCGAAGTTTATTAGGAGGCACTATGATGATTTGCCTTGGAGTCATTCCACTTTATTGAATCATCATCTGCAGAAGCTCTGTGAATGTGGGGAGATAGTTGTGACAAGTGATAACTGTTATTTGCTTTCTGATGGAATTACCAACCTTGAATCTTGCTCTACTCCTGGGAGAGAGCTGATACAGGGGATGCAGAAGCGACAGGGCAAGAAACAAAGTGGGCGAGCTGGGTGCTGTAGAATGGATGAGACTAAAGAGATAACCCAACAAGGAGAGCTGATGGAAGTGATTTATGGACAATTCCAATTGCATGAGTGTCATAATCTAGTGATTGAAGATCAAAATCTAGCAGAAGAACCACATACTGAAACCATTGAAGAACCATATGTGCTACAAGCCCGAGAGCAAGAGCAACAAATTGCTCTTATTGGAGACTACAATCAACTCGAAGGGAAGACTATGGAATCAGAGCATCTAGAAGTGAACCAACGGGAAGTCCTAGGCCCTGAAAGGCCTCCCAGTTTGGATGTAGAGATAGTCAAGGAATTATCTGAGTTTCAGCAGCAGCAACTTCCTGAAGAGTCTTTACATATTTGTTCTCAGCAGAAGACTCCCAAACGCAAACTGGACACAATGACAACATCTAATAATTTGTGTATCAACTCAAATCAGGTTCTGACGGAGCAGCAATATGAGCATAGGCCTCTAGGTATAACTACAACATTGTTGCAGcttgttttttcaaaatgcaatattatttccatttttctttatGCTACATCGTCGCCCTCTCCAATATCTGTAACATTTGTAGGTTTAGCTGCGGACTTGCGTTTGGTAGAGCAAAAGCAGCAACCAGATTTCTCGAATTCAGAAAGGCCTCTAGAACATGCCCAGGAAAAAGCCTGCAAGTCTTTTGATGGATTGGAACTATTGAAATCTGGGGAGAAATTACCTGGAATGCAACAGCTGCAAGGTAAGCAGCGTGTTCGTAAAAAGCATGCCAAATCCAGGCCAGAGGTAGTCATGATTGAAGATGTACCGACGAATTCCAATCAGCACTTTGAGATTCCAAAAGCAGAGAAGTTTCTAGGATCCAAGCTTGCAACAGTGGTACCATCTCTTGAAGAGCAGGACCCCCGAACAAAGCTTTGTGTGAGGCAAAAGGCATCCAAGTCAGAGCAACCCCCAATCGCAGTTTCTCTCAATTCGCCTAAGGAACCGGATGGTAAAAGAAAGAGGACCAGATCCAAGTCAAAGACAAGGGGAACAGAAGATGTATCCATGCGTTCTGAACAGATTGCAGAGCTTCCAAATCTGGAACAATGTCACGGGCCTGAAACTAGACCAGTAGAGCCATGCACCAAGGAAGAAGTGCAACGTGTAAAGCGTCGGAAGAGGTCAAAGGAACCTCAATACATCCTAGCTCTAGAAGCAGTGAAAGCTGCTCGGCAACCTGATGTTTCTGTCCCAGAGCAATCATCTCATCAAACGAAGAAGAGGGGGAGCCAACTACAAGACCGGGGTCGAAAGATGTCCTCATCTACACCACCAATGACATCCAAGACAGAGTTGTTTTCCTCAGCAGGAGTTCAGTATCAGGAGACAGGGCTTCCGAATCAAGAAAGTTCTCCAAAGCCAAAGCAGATGCCAGTGGAGGAATCAACTCAAACAATAGAGCAACAAGCAAACCTTCGTGGTCATGAAAAAATGATCAAGTCACACCCCATGAGAAAACCATCTGAGCAATTGAAACAACATGAGCGGCAGCAACAAGTCATCGGTCAGAAAAGTCTTCCTTTGTCCAAGCCAAAAACGAGGAGACGTTCTCTTGATTCACGTTTGGCTTCACATACGGAGCCAGAACAACCACCAGTGTCTCAAAACTCTGAAAGAGCAAAAGAGACGCATTACCAACTAGCACCGGAGAACTCTCAAAATTGGCGCTTTTGGCCTCAGCAGGCTAAATCTGAAGCAGCTACAACTGCAGCAGAAGTGGCGCTTGTGCAAGATCAGAATGAGCCGCAGCAACAGCAACTGGATAGCCAAGATGGAGGGAGGCCTCTTGAACAAAAGTTTGATATGGCTCAAGATGTGGTGCAACCATCACAATCATATCCTCAGGATCAACATGAACAAAAGCCACCAGCTCCAAGAGGCCGCGGGAGACCTCTTAAGTGTCTGCATGATCCTCAGCAGCAGGAGAAGCAGACAAAGGGTCGAGGTCAAGGGAGACATCACAAGCGAAAACCAGATGATGCAACAATGCAAAACCAG GTGCCGGAACCCAAGCGTCGAGGTCGGGGAAGACCAAGAAAGCCGGACAAATGA
- the LOC131301891 gene encoding mitogen-activated protein kinase 12 isoform X3: protein MSNMLDKEFFTEYGEANQYEIQEVVGKGSYGVVAAAIDTHTGERVAIKKINDVFEHVSDATRILREIKLLRLLRHPDIVEIKHIMLPPCRREFKDIYVVFELMESDLHQVIKANDDLTPGHFQFFLYQLLRALKYIHAANVFHRDLKPKNILANADCKLKICDFGLARASFSDTPSAIFWTDYVATRWYRAPELCGSFFSKYTPAIDIWSIGCIFAEMLTGKPLFPGKNAVQQLDLITDLLGTPSSETTARIRNEKARRYMNNMAKKPRVPFSQKFPNADPLALGLLERLLAFDPRNRCSAEEALADPYFFSLTNMEDEPSTQPIPKLEFEFERRNLTKDSIRELIYREHTDSGVSSSDAAGIP, encoded by the exons ATGTCG AATATGCTTGACAAAGAGTTCTTCACAGAATATGGTGAGGCAAATCAATATGAAATCCAAGAGGTTGTTGGCAAGGGGAGCTATGGCGTTGTTGCAGCTGCAATCGATACTCATACCGGAGAGAGAGTAGCTATCAAGAAAATCAATGATGTCTTTGAACATGTTTCTGATGCTACTCGCATCCTCAGGGAAATCAAGCTCCTGCGACTTCTTCGACACCCGGATATTGTGGAAATAAAGCATATAATGCTACCTCCATGCCGAAGAGAATTTAAAGATATTTATGTTGTTTTTGAGTTGATGGAATCTGACCTTCACCAGGTAATCAAGGCAAACGATGATCTCACTCCTGGACATTTTCAGTTCTTTCTGTACCAGCTTCTTCGGGCGTTGAAGTACATACATGCAG CAAATGTTTTCCATCGGGATTTAAAGCCCAAAAACATTCTGGCCAATGCAGACTGCAAGTTGAAGATTTGTGATTTTGGACTTGCTCGAGCATCGTTTAGTGATACACCATCAGCTATTTTTTGGACC GATTATGTGGCAACTCGATGGTATCGTGCTCCTGAACTCTGCGGTTCCTTCTTCTCGAAG TACACACCTGCTATTGATATCTGGAGCATAGGATGTATTTTTGCAGAAATGCTTACAGGAAAACCGTTGTTTCCTGGGAAGAATGCGGTGCAACAATTGGATCTCATAACTGATCTGCTTGGCACTCCTTCCTCTGAAACCACTGCAAGg ATTCGGAATGAAAAGGCTAGACGATACATGAATAACATGGCGAAGAAGCCTAGAGTTCCTTTCTCACAAAAATTCCCTAATGCAGATCCATTAGCTCTTGGTTTACTTGAGCGTTTACTTGCATTTGATCCCAGAAATCGTTGCTCTGCTGAAGAG GCCTTGGCGGACCCATACTTCTTCAGTTTGACAAATATGGAAGATGAACCATCTACGCAACCCATTCCGaaacttgaatttgaatttgaaaggaGGAACCTGACAAAAGATAGCATAAGAGAGCTAATATATAGAGAG CATACAGATTCTGGAGTATCATCCTCAGATGCTGCAGGAATACCTTGA